One Streptomyces fagopyri DNA window includes the following coding sequences:
- a CDS encoding helix-turn-helix domain-containing protein, giving the protein MADKGELSMYESTIEQIKEARAQAIHHTRLARQFALERRDLMQSLLAQGVSQSYIARELGVTRQAIQKMLAC; this is encoded by the coding sequence GTGGCGGACAAGGGTGAACTCTCCATGTACGAGTCGACCATCGAGCAGATCAAGGAGGCCCGAGCGCAGGCCATCCATCACACGCGCCTGGCCCGGCAGTTCGCCCTCGAACGGCGCGATCTGATGCAGAGCCTCCTCGCTCAGGGCGTCTCGCAGTCCTACATCGCACGTGAACTCGGGGTGACACGCCAGGCGATCCAGAAGATGCTGGCTTGCTAG